In the Marinomonas algicola genome, one interval contains:
- a CDS encoding sarcosine oxidase subunit delta, producing MFHIYCPHCAEYREEEEFHAKGQAHLPRPLDPDSHTDEEWGTYLFFRKNPRGIHHELWVHAAGCRKFFNMTRDTQTYEIKEVYKIGETPSIVAES from the coding sequence ATGTTTCATATCTATTGTCCGCACTGCGCGGAATATCGTGAAGAAGAAGAGTTTCATGCAAAAGGTCAGGCGCATCTTCCACGCCCCCTTGATCCGGATTCCCATACCGATGAAGAGTGGGGGACTTATCTATTTTTCCGCAAGAACCCACGCGGAATTCACCATGAGCTCTGGGTACATGCTGCAGGTTGTCGCAAGTTTTTCAATATGACTCGCGACACTCAAACGTATGAAATCAAAGAAGTTTATAAAATTGGCGAAACGCCATCCATAGTCGCTGAATCATAG
- a CDS encoding sarcosine oxidase subunit beta family protein codes for MQRYSGFGLLKHSFSHHENWQRTWRNPTPKKKYDVIIIGGGGHGLATAYYLAKEHGITNVAVIEKGYLGGGNTARNTTIVRSNYLWDEAAHLYEHAMKLWEGLSQDLNYNVMFSQRGVLNLGHTLQDMRDIERRVNANRLNGIDGEVLDPQQIKEIVPHMDCSQNTRYPIMGASWQPRGGVARHDAVAWGFARGADSYGVDLIQQTEVTDLIIEDGTITGVKTNRYGDIMADRVGSVVAGNSSVIAKMAGFELPLESHPLQALVSEPIKPILDTVVMSNHVHGYVSQSDKGDLVIGAGIDGYNGYGQRGSYPTIEHTVQAIVELFPIFSRVRMNRQWGGIVDTCPDACPIISKTPVKNLFFNCGWGTGGFKATPGSGNVFAASLATGEMHPMAEPFSMFRFHNGALIDEHGAAGVAH; via the coding sequence ATGCAGCGTTATTCAGGTTTTGGGTTACTAAAGCACAGTTTTTCACATCATGAAAATTGGCAGCGTACTTGGCGTAATCCTACGCCAAAGAAAAAATATGACGTCATCATTATTGGTGGCGGTGGTCATGGTTTAGCGACAGCGTATTATCTTGCAAAAGAGCACGGCATCACCAATGTGGCAGTGATCGAAAAAGGCTACCTTGGCGGCGGAAATACCGCTCGTAATACGACAATAGTACGTTCTAACTATTTATGGGACGAAGCCGCTCACCTTTACGAACATGCCATGAAATTATGGGAAGGACTTTCCCAAGATTTAAATTACAACGTCATGTTTTCTCAGCGTGGAGTGTTGAACCTAGGGCACACATTGCAAGACATGCGTGATATTGAACGTCGAGTAAATGCCAATCGTTTAAATGGCATTGATGGAGAAGTTCTGGACCCTCAGCAAATCAAGGAAATCGTGCCACACATGGATTGTTCGCAAAATACACGTTACCCAATTATGGGCGCATCGTGGCAGCCACGTGGGGGCGTTGCTCGTCATGATGCTGTTGCTTGGGGATTTGCTCGGGGTGCAGACTCTTATGGCGTGGATTTAATTCAACAAACAGAAGTCACCGATTTAATTATTGAAGATGGCACAATCACAGGTGTTAAAACCAACCGTTACGGTGACATTATGGCCGATCGGGTTGGCTCGGTTGTCGCTGGTAATTCCAGTGTTATCGCAAAAATGGCGGGGTTCGAGCTGCCATTAGAATCTCACCCCCTACAGGCATTGGTTTCTGAACCGATCAAACCGATTTTAGACACTGTGGTTATGTCCAATCATGTACATGGTTATGTCAGTCAATCCGATAAAGGTGACCTGGTAATAGGCGCTGGAATCGATGGTTATAACGGCTATGGACAACGAGGTTCTTACCCAACAATTGAACATACAGTACAAGCCATAGTTGAACTGTTCCCAATCTTTAGTCGTGTTCGTATGAACCGTCAATGGGGTGGTATTGTCGATACCTGCCCAGATGCTTGTCCGATCATCAGTAAGACGCCAGTGAAGAATTTATTTTTTAACTGTGGTTGGGGAACCGGTGGTTTTAAAGCCACTCCGGGTTCAGGTAACGTTTTTGCGGCGTCTCTGGCTACTGGAGAGATGCACCCAATGGCGGAACCTTTTTCTATGTTCCGTTTCCATAATGGGGCTTTGATTGATGAACACGGCGCCGCTGGTGTAGCGCATTAA